In Pseudomonadota bacterium, one DNA window encodes the following:
- the cydC gene encoding thiol reductant ABC exporter subunit CydC, with amino-acid sequence MYLDRRLWVFTEGVRARIAATILLGLLAATAGAARLALLGWLLAKIFAGQPISEMVLPFVLTAAVMLLRGVLEYSRNMMAHRTAATVQVTLRQRLYKHVIALGPAYFGRERTGTTLLTLIDGVEQLETYFGQYLPQLCVATLAPLGIFTFMAFLDLPLAGALLGFALFTLFAPAAFHRWDRRAAQARQRSYAAYGAEFLDSVQGLATLKSFGQSGARARDLTAKAHDLFRRTMWVLATNSLSRGITDGGIAVGAALALGIGAWRVADGDISIGVLLIVLMMGVELFRPMRDLRILLHQGMLGQSAAEGLFALLDAKPLVREKESGEGQSTAALEPSLRFEGVNFSYPGGRQQAHRDLSFEIKAGERIGIVGPSGCGKSSIVRLALRLYDPDSGKVSLGGCDLRDLSFAQIRDHFAVVHQDTYLFHGTAEENIRFGKPDATRAELEAAARAANAHEFISHLPQGYDTVIGERGVRLSGGQRQRIAIARALLRDAPFLVLDEALSAVDAENEAVIQEALDRLMTGRTVLILAHRLSSVIDADRILVLEEGALVEQGRHGTLMAAGGVYSRLMAAQATEAVGSGGAEQLIAAPASGADAPAPLEDSRLAELQPADEILRAGHMGWWRAAGLLMRLVRPLRRRVGLAFLLGVARVMALIGVGVLSAFVVAAVRNGEPFGGLLIALYALAPFAGILHWLESWVAHDMAFRLLTEMRIALFAKLDALAPAYLLRRRSGDLVAMATQDIENVEFFFAHTVAPAFVALLVPAAVLTAILFYGWPMAVALTPFLALIALSPFLMRKRVDRLASRASEAQGELNAHTVDTLQGLPEILAFRQEAQRGKQLIDLVHRHHALRLPFFSDLTIQTALVETVTGLGGLAVVITGAFLVNSGDLDYTMLPLLTLLAMAAFLPVSEIANIGRQLADTLGGTRRLNAVHSEPVAVTDGPGVTAAQSSGAGAALELENVRFTYPGIKAPALDGVNLTLAPGRTLALVGSSGAGKTTLANLLMRFWDPEEGTVRLNGHDLKDWRIDDLRAHIALVAQDTYLFNDTIRANILIARPDASAADVAAAVSRAALEDFTAALPDGLETEVGERGTRLSGGQRQRIAIARAFLKDAPVLILDEATSHLDALNEQTVRRALSELMVARTTVVIAHRLSTVRDADQILVMEGGRVCEVGTHASLLAKGGLYAALVSRQLAASAQPALD; translated from the coding sequence ATGTATCTCGACCGCAGGCTTTGGGTTTTTACGGAAGGCGTGCGTGCGCGTATCGCGGCGACCATCCTGTTGGGCTTGCTGGCGGCAACTGCGGGCGCTGCGCGCCTGGCACTTTTGGGTTGGTTGCTCGCCAAGATATTTGCTGGCCAGCCGATTTCCGAGATGGTGTTGCCGTTTGTTCTTACCGCCGCCGTGATGCTGTTGCGTGGCGTTCTCGAATATAGCCGCAACATGATGGCGCACCGCACTGCAGCCACGGTGCAAGTAACTCTGCGCCAACGGCTCTACAAACATGTCATCGCTCTCGGTCCCGCCTATTTCGGTCGTGAGCGCACGGGTACGACACTCCTTACGCTGATCGACGGGGTCGAGCAGCTCGAGACTTATTTCGGTCAATATTTGCCGCAGCTTTGCGTCGCCACCTTGGCACCGCTCGGCATATTTACTTTCATGGCCTTTCTCGACCTGCCGCTTGCCGGTGCGTTGCTGGGCTTCGCGCTCTTCACGCTGTTCGCGCCGGCCGCCTTTCACCGCTGGGACCGCCGCGCAGCACAAGCGCGGCAACGCTCTTATGCGGCCTACGGCGCTGAATTCCTGGATTCAGTGCAGGGTCTGGCGACGCTCAAATCCTTCGGCCAAAGCGGTGCGCGGGCGCGTGACCTGACTGCCAAGGCGCATGATTTATTTCGTCGCACCATGTGGGTGTTGGCAACTAATTCGTTGTCGCGCGGCATCACCGATGGCGGCATCGCCGTCGGCGCGGCGCTAGCGCTCGGCATCGGTGCCTGGCGTGTGGCGGACGGGGACATCAGCATCGGCGTGCTGTTAATCGTATTGATGATGGGGGTGGAGCTATTCCGCCCGATGCGCGATCTGCGTATTTTATTACACCAGGGCATGCTCGGGCAATCCGCCGCCGAGGGGTTGTTCGCCTTGCTCGACGCCAAGCCGCTGGTGCGTGAAAAAGAAAGCGGAGAGGGTCAGTCAACCGCCGCATTAGAGCCTTCTCTGCGCTTCGAGGGCGTGAATTTTTCCTATCCCGGCGGGCGCCAGCAGGCACACCGGGATTTGAGTTTTGAAATCAAGGCTGGCGAGCGCATCGGCATTGTCGGCCCGAGCGGCTGTGGTAAATCTTCCATCGTGCGCCTGGCGCTTCGCCTCTACGACCCCGATTCAGGCAAGGTTTCGCTCGGCGGCTGCGACTTACGAGATTTGAGTTTCGCGCAAATCCGCGATCATTTCGCCGTTGTGCATCAGGACACTTACCTTTTTCACGGCACGGCGGAAGAAAATATCCGCTTCGGCAAGCCCGATGCCACACGGGCGGAACTGGAAGCGGCAGCGCGCGCTGCCAACGCCCATGAGTTCATCTCGCACCTGCCACAAGGCTATGACACGGTGATCGGCGAGCGCGGCGTTCGCTTGTCGGGCGGCCAACGCCAGCGCATCGCCATCGCTCGGGCGCTGCTCCGAGACGCTCCGTTTTTGGTGCTGGACGAAGCGCTCTCGGCGGTCGACGCGGAAAATGAAGCGGTTATTCAAGAGGCTCTAGACCGCCTCATGACAGGACGTACCGTGCTGATTTTGGCGCACCGCCTGTCCAGCGTCATCGACGCGGACCGTATTTTGGTGCTGGAGGAAGGCGCGTTGGTTGAGCAGGGCCGGCACGGCACGTTGATGGCTGCGGGTGGAGTCTATTCTCGCTTGATGGCGGCGCAGGCGACGGAAGCGGTGGGAAGCGGAGGCGCCGAACAGTTGATCGCCGCGCCAGCATCGGGAGCGGACGCCCCGGCACCGCTCGAAGATTCGCGGCTCGCCGAGTTGCAGCCGGCAGATGAGATCCTGCGCGCCGGCCATATGGGTTGGTGGCGTGCCGCCGGCCTTTTGATGCGCCTCGTTCGGCCGTTGCGCAGGCGTGTCGGCCTGGCCTTTTTGCTCGGTGTCGCGCGCGTCATGGCCCTGATCGGCGTCGGCGTGTTAAGCGCTTTTGTGGTGGCGGCAGTGCGCAACGGTGAGCCATTCGGCGGACTGCTGATCGCCCTCTATGCGCTGGCGCCGTTCGCCGGCATCTTGCATTGGCTCGAATCCTGGGTTGCCCATGACATGGCCTTCCGTCTGCTTACCGAAATGCGCATTGCCTTGTTTGCCAAGCTCGATGCGCTGGCGCCGGCTTACCTGTTGCGCCGGCGCAGTGGCGATTTGGTGGCCATGGCAACGCAGGATATCGAGAATGTGGAATTTTTCTTCGCTCACACTGTGGCCCCCGCTTTCGTCGCGCTGTTGGTGCCGGCTGCCGTGCTCACCGCCATACTGTTTTACGGCTGGCCGATGGCGGTTGCTTTGACGCCGTTCCTGGCGCTGATCGCGCTCTCGCCGTTCCTGATGCGCAAGCGGGTTGACCGCCTGGCCTCGCGCGCCAGCGAGGCGCAGGGCGAACTCAACGCTCACACGGTCGATACGCTGCAGGGCCTGCCCGAGATTCTTGCTTTCCGCCAAGAGGCGCAGCGCGGCAAGCAGTTGATCGACCTCGTGCACCGCCACCATGCGCTGCGTTTGCCCTTCTTTAGCGATCTTACCATTCAGACGGCATTGGTCGAAACCGTGACCGGGCTTGGCGGCCTTGCCGTGGTCATCACTGGCGCGTTTCTGGTGAATAGCGGTGATCTTGATTACACCATGTTGCCGCTTCTTACCCTGCTCGCGATGGCGGCCTTTCTGCCGGTCTCGGAAATTGCCAATATTGGCCGGCAGCTTGCCGATACGCTGGGCGGTACACGTCGCCTCAATGCCGTGCATAGTGAGCCGGTCGCGGTGACCGACGGTCCCGGCGTGACGGCGGCGCAATCAAGCGGCGCCGGCGCGGCGTTGGAGCTCGAAAATGTGCGCTTCACCTATCCCGGCATCAAGGCGCCGGCACTGGATGGGGTAAACCTCACCCTGGCGCCGGGGCGTACCCTCGCCCTGGTCGGCTCCTCGGGCGCCGGCAAGACGACGCTAGCGAATCTATTGATGCGGTTCTGGGACCCGGAAGAAGGCACAGTGCGCCTGAACGGGCATGACCTTAAAGATTGGCGCATCGACGATCTGCGCGCGCATATCGCCCTGGTGGCGCAGGATACTTATCTGTTCAACGATACCATCCGCGCCAATATCCTCATCGCCCGGCCCGATGCCAGCGCGGCGGACGTGGCGGCGGCTGTCAGCCGCGCGGCGCTTGAGGATTTTACCGCCGCGTTGCCCGACGGGCTGGAGACTGAAGTGGGCGAGCGCGGAACGCGCCTGTCCGGCGGCCAGCGCCAACGCATCGCTATCGCCCGCGCGTTTCTCAAGGACGCGCCGGTGCTAATACTCGACGAGGCGACATCGCATCTCGACGCGCTCAATGAACAAACGGTACGGCGCGCCCTTTCCGAGTTGATGGTGGCGCGCACCACGGTTGTTATCGCGCATCGGCTCTCTACCGTGCGCGACGCCGATCAGATTTTGGTGATGGAGGGCGGGCGTGTGTGTGAGGTTGGCACGCATGCCAGCCTTCTTGCCAAGGGCGGTCTATATGCCGCGCTCGTGTCACGCCAACTCGCCGCGAGCGCGCAACCCGCACTGGATTGA
- a CDS encoding phytanoyl-CoA dioxygenase family protein — MTKLTIRQLQNFAEQGYVFLPALFSTAEVAVLRSGAARIMARQGPEVVCEADSKTVRLVYGAHRFDEAFRRLGRHPRLISATEQLLETDGVYIHQSRLNPKAAFDGGNWDWHQDFATWHDRDGLAEPRALMVAVFIEDVTAANAPLLIVPGSHRGGLVHDANDNREAGGYTLFTIPAPTLAELAKDRGIAAQIGPAGSVLICHSNIVHGSSNNITPWPRTIFYLNVAASDNPPTIFKRAEHHCTRDWSPIEPLGEDCLLELTT; from the coding sequence ATGACCAAGTTAACGATACGGCAGCTACAAAATTTCGCAGAACAGGGCTATGTGTTCTTGCCCGCGCTGTTTTCCACAGCGGAGGTTGCCGTGCTGCGCTCGGGCGCCGCGCGGATAATGGCGCGCCAGGGGCCGGAAGTGGTGTGCGAGGCGGATTCCAAGACCGTGCGTCTTGTCTATGGCGCGCATCGCTTTGATGAAGCGTTTCGGCGTCTCGGGCGGCATCCGCGCCTAATCTCCGCCACCGAGCAATTGCTCGAAACAGACGGTGTCTATATTCATCAGTCGCGGCTCAATCCGAAAGCGGCGTTTGACGGCGGCAATTGGGATTGGCACCAGGATTTTGCCACCTGGCATGACCGCGATGGCTTGGCCGAGCCACGCGCCCTGATGGTGGCGGTCTTTATCGAAGACGTGACGGCGGCCAATGCGCCGCTTCTGATTGTGCCCGGCTCGCATCGAGGCGGGCTCGTGCATGACGCGAACGATAACCGTGAGGCTGGCGGCTATACGCTTTTCACCATTCCCGCGCCGACACTGGCAGAATTGGCCAAAGACCGCGGCATCGCCGCGCAAATTGGGCCTGCAGGATCGGTGCTGATTTGCCACAGCAATATCGTGCATGGTTCGTCAAACAACATCACGCCGTGGCCACGTACGATTTTCTATTTGAACGTTGCGGCGAGCGACAATCCGCCGACCATATTTAAGCGCGCCGAGCATCATTGCACGCGCGACTGGTCGCCGATCGAGCCGCTTGGCGAAGATTGCCTGCTCGAATTGACGACCTGA
- a CDS encoding ABC transporter ATP-binding protein yields the protein MTMLAVSGLTAAYGRIPILHGIDLNVAEGEFVGILGHNGMGKTTFLKSLIGILRPTGGSIELNGKNITRMPAFRRNLNGMGYVPQGRDIFPNLTVLDNLRIALAMHKVDKDKVLEEVLDTFPRLKPLLERSGRVLSGGEQQILALARCLCGGPSILLLDEPTEGIQPSIVEEIIEILHGLRKSRNLTVILVEQNLDFIAALSQRVHIIQRGQLVNEVSPEQLADPELIREFVGMGG from the coding sequence ATGACCATGCTGGCAGTCTCGGGTCTTACAGCCGCTTATGGGCGCATCCCGATCCTGCACGGCATCGATCTGAATGTTGCCGAGGGCGAATTCGTCGGCATTCTCGGCCATAACGGTATGGGCAAGACCACCTTCCTCAAATCCTTGATAGGCATTTTGCGCCCGACCGGCGGCAGCATCGAATTGAACGGCAAAAACATCACCCGCATGCCGGCCTTCAGGCGCAATTTGAACGGTATGGGGTACGTGCCGCAGGGGCGCGATATCTTCCCCAACCTGACGGTGCTCGACAATCTCCGCATCGCGCTCGCTATGCACAAGGTCGACAAAGACAAAGTGTTGGAAGAGGTGCTCGATACCTTCCCCCGCCTGAAACCGCTGCTTGAGCGCTCCGGCCGCGTGCTCTCGGGCGGCGAACAGCAAATCCTGGCGCTGGCCCGCTGCCTCTGTGGCGGCCCCAGCATTTTGCTGCTCGACGAGCCGACGGAAGGCATCCAACCTTCCATCGTCGAGGAGATCATCGAAATCCTGCACGGCCTGCGGAAAAGCCGAAATCTCACCGTCATCTTGGTGGAACAGAATCTCGATTTCATCGCCGCGCTCAGCCAGCGCGTCCACATCATTCAGCGCGGCCAACTGGTCAACGAAGTCTCTCCCGAACAACTCGCTGACCCCGAACTGATCAGAGAATTCGTCGGCATGGGTGGCTAG
- a CDS encoding GNAT family N-acetyltransferase produces the protein MLSWRVKYMERTAVPENGTPPAPARVTFARETDISPEAYRELHRKVGEEWLWWERISFDDATLGALLSAAATEIFILRVDGEVAGFVELDSSDAEAPAIRYFGLLPEFTGRRLGGYMMESLLRHAWRSAVRRVTLDTCDMDHPAAVPLYRRLGFEETHSEVKSAADPREAGILPMTAAPHIPLNRQF, from the coding sequence ATGTTGAGTTGGCGCGTTAAGTATATGGAGCGAACGGCCGTGCCTGAAAATGGCACGCCGCCAGCGCCAGCCAGGGTGACATTCGCCCGCGAAACCGATATCAGCCCCGAAGCATACCGTGAGCTTCACCGCAAGGTAGGTGAGGAGTGGCTGTGGTGGGAGCGTATCAGTTTCGACGACGCGACCCTGGGCGCGCTGCTATCGGCCGCCGCCACGGAAATATTCATTCTTCGCGTCGACGGAGAAGTGGCCGGGTTCGTAGAGCTAGACAGCAGCGACGCCGAAGCGCCGGCCATCCGCTATTTCGGCCTGCTTCCCGAGTTTACCGGCCGGCGGCTCGGCGGCTACATGATGGAATCCTTGCTCCGCCACGCTTGGCGGTCAGCCGTGCGCCGTGTCACGCTCGACACGTGCGATATGGATCACCCCGCCGCAGTTCCGTTATACCGCCGCCTCGGCTTCGAGGAGACTCATTCAGAGGTAAAGTCGGCGGCGGATCCACGCGAGGCAGGAATTCTGCCCATGACGGCGGCGCCGCACATTCCCCTCAATCGGCAATTTTGA
- a CDS encoding SDR family NAD(P)-dependent oxidoreductase, translating to MKLDGKVALITGGTSGIGEACAELFADEGAKVAVVGSSNMAKAEAVAARIEAAGGSARPYVANLSKVDEIAKLVAAVKADFGRIDILVNSAGLFYPTPVGGTSEADYDRMMDINVKGMFFCIQEVAPIMMAQDGGRIVNISSVASVMALGTYSAYCAAKAAVNLMTRTLAQELAPHGIHVNAILPGNTATPMNENIRTEPEFKPMLDAMAASTPSRRTYSEAIDMARAALYLASDDGRAMHGGLMVLDEGFSLGM from the coding sequence ATGAAACTCGATGGAAAAGTCGCATTGATCACCGGGGGCACCTCCGGCATCGGCGAAGCCTGCGCCGAGTTGTTCGCCGACGAAGGCGCCAAAGTGGCGGTGGTTGGAAGCTCGAATATGGCAAAAGCGGAAGCTGTGGCTGCGCGTATCGAAGCAGCGGGCGGCTCGGCTAGGCCCTATGTTGCGAATCTCAGCAAGGTGGACGAAATCGCCAAGCTGGTAGCGGCGGTGAAAGCGGATTTCGGGCGCATTGATATTCTCGTCAACTCGGCTGGGCTGTTCTATCCGACGCCTGTCGGCGGGACGAGCGAAGCCGATTACGACCGCATGATGGATATCAATGTGAAGGGGATGTTCTTCTGCATTCAAGAAGTGGCACCGATTATGATGGCCCAGGATGGCGGGCGCATCGTCAATATTTCCTCAGTTGCTAGCGTTATGGCGCTCGGCACCTATTCTGCCTATTGCGCCGCCAAGGCTGCGGTAAATTTAATGACCCGAACCCTTGCCCAAGAGCTAGCACCGCATGGCATCCATGTGAACGCGATCCTGCCCGGCAACACGGCAACGCCGATGAACGAAAACATCCGCACCGAGCCCGAATTCAAACCCATGCTCGACGCGATGGCGGCGAGCACGCCGAGCCGGCGTACCTATTCCGAAGCCATCGACATGGCGCGCGCGGCGCTGTACCTGGCGAGCGACGATGGTCGCGCCATGCACGGCGGGTTGATGGTGCTGGACGAAGGCTTTTCGCTCGGCATGTGA
- a CDS encoding OsmC family protein has protein sequence MADSEKTVDNGVNVQALLDARVALENMPEAAKFEWRASCEWKNGTYSHSTVEGYFGLGEQQKRKTIFNFDADHPAVFASEDRGATPVEYVLVGLASCLTAGIAAVAQNRNIQLRSVVATLEGGMDIQGILGMDSDIRNGFDGIKVSYKIDADASQKDIEALVAQSQKRSAVYDIVTNPTNITVEVN, from the coding sequence ATGGCTGACAGCGAGAAAACAGTTGATAACGGCGTGAATGTTCAGGCCTTGCTCGACGCTAGGGTGGCGCTGGAAAATATGCCTGAGGCGGCTAAATTTGAATGGCGCGCGTCTTGCGAGTGGAAGAATGGTACGTACAGCCACTCGACCGTAGAGGGCTATTTCGGCCTCGGCGAGCAGCAAAAACGCAAGACCATTTTTAATTTCGATGCCGACCATCCCGCGGTCTTTGCCTCCGAAGACAGAGGCGCCACACCTGTTGAATATGTGCTTGTCGGCTTGGCCTCTTGCCTGACCGCCGGTATCGCCGCGGTCGCGCAAAATCGCAATATCCAGCTGCGCTCTGTTGTCGCCACGCTCGAAGGTGGAATGGACATTCAGGGTATCCTTGGCATGGACAGCGATATCCGCAATGGCTTCGACGGCATCAAAGTGAGCTACAAGATCGACGCCGATGCGTCGCAGAAAGATATCGAGGCGTTGGTGGCGCAGTCTCAAAAGCGCTCGGCGGTCTATGACATCGTAACCAATCCGACAAATATCACCGTCGAGGTTAACTGA
- a CDS encoding DUF1272 domain-containing protein, giving the protein MLDLRPICENCAIDLPPASTQARICSYEFTFCRDCVDGILENVCPNCGGGFVPRPIRPVQAWRKGVSLADQAPAQERKHRPVGRDEQCALIARVGAIAPENR; this is encoded by the coding sequence ATGCTCGACCTCAGGCCGATTTGTGAAAATTGTGCGATCGACCTGCCGCCGGCATCGACGCAGGCAAGAATTTGCTCTTACGAATTCACGTTTTGCCGCGACTGCGTCGATGGAATTTTGGAAAATGTTTGCCCAAACTGCGGCGGCGGCTTCGTGCCGCGGCCGATCCGGCCGGTACAAGCCTGGAGAAAAGGCGTTTCGCTCGCCGACCAAGCGCCGGCTCAAGAACGGAAACATCGCCCGGTCGGGCGCGATGAACAATGTGCCCTGATCGCCCGCGTTGGCGCTATTGCGCCTGAGAATCGGTGA
- a CDS encoding NAD(P)-binding domain-containing protein, protein MHTTTTVVIGGGQAGLAMSQCLTARAINHVVLERGEVANSWRTERWDSLCLLTPNWQSRLPGFGYDGDDPDGYRSMPETIEFLDRYAGVISAPVETHTTVTSVTADDQGFRVSTDQGDWRCRTVVLASGACNFARVPALAEAVPPGIAMLSSMDYRNPDQLDRGGVLVVGASATGTQLADEIHRSGRPVTISTGEHIRAPRVYRGRDIEWWMDAAGVLDERYDEVEDIQRARKLPSLQLAGTAKRTTLDLNALTGIGVKLIGRLAGINNGKAQFSGSLRNQCALSDLKMGRLLDTIDEWAGENGLDSEVEPPHRLDPTVVDDAPPLGIDLNSGEIKTILWATGYYPDYSWLNVPIFDRKGRIRHDGGIVTEVPGMYLMGIQFLRRRKSALMDGVGDDARDLSAHLSDYLDDPA, encoded by the coding sequence ATTCACACCACCACCACCGTCGTCATTGGCGGCGGTCAGGCCGGCTTGGCCATGAGCCAGTGCCTCACCGCGCGCGCCATCAATCATGTCGTGTTGGAACGCGGTGAAGTCGCCAATTCATGGCGCACCGAGCGCTGGGATTCGCTGTGTCTGCTCACCCCCAACTGGCAAAGCCGGCTCCCCGGCTTTGGCTATGACGGTGACGATCCCGATGGCTACCGCTCGATGCCGGAGACCATCGAGTTTCTTGACCGCTATGCCGGCGTCATTTCGGCCCCGGTCGAGACTCACACCACTGTCACCTCGGTGACGGCCGACGATCAGGGGTTTAGGGTCTCCACCGACCAGGGCGATTGGCGTTGCCGTACCGTGGTACTCGCCAGCGGCGCCTGTAATTTCGCTCGTGTTCCGGCGCTGGCTGAGGCCGTGCCGCCCGGTATCGCCATGCTTAGCTCGATGGATTACCGCAATCCGGATCAGCTCGATCGCGGCGGCGTCTTGGTGGTTGGCGCGTCGGCGACCGGCACCCAGCTTGCCGACGAAATCCATCGTTCGGGTCGCCCGGTGACGATTTCCACCGGCGAGCATATCCGCGCGCCCCGCGTCTACCGCGGCCGCGACATAGAATGGTGGATGGACGCCGCCGGCGTGCTCGACGAACGTTATGACGAGGTCGAGGATATCCAGCGCGCGCGCAAGCTGCCGTCGCTACAACTCGCCGGCACGGCCAAACGGACCACCCTTGATCTCAACGCGCTGACCGGCATCGGCGTTAAACTCATCGGCCGTCTCGCCGGCATCAATAACGGCAAAGCGCAATTCTCCGGGTCGTTGCGCAATCAGTGCGCCCTCTCAGACCTCAAGATGGGGCGCTTGCTTGATACCATCGACGAATGGGCGGGCGAGAATGGCCTGGATAGTGAAGTCGAGCCGCCGCACAGGTTGGATCCAACTGTCGTCGACGATGCGCCGCCCCTCGGCATCGACCTTAACAGCGGCGAAATCAAAACCATTCTGTGGGCGACCGGCTACTATCCCGACTATTCGTGGCTCAATGTTCCTATCTTCGATCGCAAGGGCCGCATTCGTCATGATGGCGGCATCGTCACGGAAGTACCTGGCATGTATCTGATGGGAATCCAATTTCTACGCCGCCGCAAATCTGCGCTGATGGATGGGGTCGGCGACGACGCGCGGGATTTAAGCGCCCATCTGTCAGATTACCTCGACGATCCGGCCTAA
- a CDS encoding YciI family protein: MYFAIFATDRPDSTDLRLQTRPAHREYLRDIAAHPEVTVIHGGPTLAEDEETMNGSMMIVEAPSLAVAQAFSAGDPYRQAGLFAVCEVRPWAWVLGRPDERD; this comes from the coding sequence ATGTATTTCGCTATTTTCGCCACCGACCGGCCTGATTCCACCGACCTCAGATTGCAAACCAGACCGGCGCACCGTGAATATTTGCGCGATATCGCGGCCCATCCTGAAGTCACTGTAATTCATGGCGGCCCGACTTTAGCTGAAGACGAAGAGACCATGAACGGCTCAATGATGATCGTCGAAGCACCATCCCTGGCTGTGGCCCAGGCCTTCTCGGCAGGCGATCCCTATCGCCAGGCTGGCTTGTTTGCCGTCTGCGAAGTGCGCCCCTGGGCTTGGGTACTTGGCCGCCCTGACGAGAGAGACTGA
- a CDS encoding fumarylacetoacetate hydrolase family protein: MGDARASEAAALIWQNWRNQSRIDALPESCRPRTLAEGYAAQAELSALSGWQAIGWKIAATSAAGQKHIGVDGPLAGRLLAGKLHESGAELPAAHLHMAVMEAEFVFRLAEDLPARGHDYSPEDVVAATASLHLGIEVPDSRFEDFSVVGAPQLIADNACTEFFVLGAAVPESWRDLDLAGHQVSVAINGKTVAEGTGANVLGDPRRALAWLANDRVTQGAPLRAGEFITTGTCIVPAAIKPGDQVVADFGALGRVNVQFTP; this comes from the coding sequence ATGGGAGATGCACGTGCAAGCGAAGCCGCCGCGCTGATTTGGCAAAATTGGCGCAATCAAAGCCGTATCGACGCGCTACCTGAATCCTGCCGCCCGCGCACGCTGGCCGAGGGCTATGCGGCGCAGGCGGAGCTCAGCGCATTGAGCGGCTGGCAGGCGATCGGCTGGAAGATCGCTGCCACCAGCGCAGCCGGGCAAAAACATATCGGCGTGGACGGGCCGCTCGCCGGGCGTCTGCTCGCCGGAAAATTGCATGAAAGCGGCGCCGAGCTGCCCGCCGCGCATCTGCATATGGCGGTGATGGAAGCCGAGTTTGTATTTCGTCTGGCCGAAGATTTGCCGGCGCGCGGACACGATTATTCGCCGGAGGATGTGGTGGCGGCGACGGCGTCGCTTCATCTCGGCATCGAGGTGCCGGATTCACGCTTCGAGGATTTTTCCGTCGTCGGCGCGCCGCAATTGATCGCCGACAATGCCTGTACCGAGTTTTTTGTTCTCGGCGCGGCAGTGCCGGAAAGCTGGCGTGACCTCGATCTAGCGGGCCATCAGGTCAGCGTCGCCATCAACGGCAAAACCGTGGCGGAAGGCACCGGCGCCAATGTCCTCGGCGATCCGCGCCGCGCTCTAGCTTGGCTCGCAAATGACCGCGTCACCCAGGGCGCGCCGCTCCGCGCCGGCGAGTTCATTACCACGGGCACCTGCATCGTACCGGCGGCAATTAAACCGGGTGATCAAGTGGTGGCGGATTTCGGCGCGCTCGGCCGCGTCAACGTACAGTTCACGCCTTAG
- a CDS encoding ABC transporter ATP-binding protein, translating into MTDARPPILETRGLTMRFGGVVAVDNVDFTMAEGELRCLIGPNGAGKTTFFRCLTHQYQATSGKVFYRGADITGLQTHQIARRGVGIKTQVPSVFDGLDVRENIWLSARRHHKDREANKVVDDILERIGLSHLAKQLVGLLSHGERQGVELGIVLTGDPELILLDEPTAGMTHEEVHRTTEMIREINRTASLIVVEHDMQFIKAIANRVTVFNQGAILVEDTMENVLKNQQVRDIYLGKRVVA; encoded by the coding sequence ATGACTGATGCTCGCCCGCCGATCCTCGAGACGCGCGGCCTCACCATGCGCTTCGGCGGTGTGGTGGCGGTGGATAATGTCGATTTCACTATGGCCGAGGGCGAGCTGCGTTGCCTGATCGGCCCCAATGGCGCTGGCAAAACAACCTTCTTTCGTTGCCTCACCCATCAATATCAGGCGACTTCCGGGAAAGTATTTTATCGCGGCGCAGATATTACTGGGCTGCAGACCCACCAGATCGCACGCCGTGGTGTTGGCATCAAGACCCAGGTGCCAAGCGTTTTCGACGGCCTCGATGTGCGCGAAAACATCTGGCTATCGGCGCGCCGCCACCATAAGGACCGCGAGGCAAACAAGGTAGTTGATGATATTCTTGAGCGTATCGGCCTCAGCCATCTTGCAAAACAACTTGTCGGCTTGCTTTCCCATGGCGAGCGTCAGGGCGTCGAGCTCGGCATCGTCCTCACCGGCGATCCGGAACTGATCCTTCTCGACGAGCCCACCGCCGGCATGACCCATGAGGAAGTGCACCGCACCACCGAGATGATACGTGAAATCAACCGCACCGCCTCGCTGATCGTGGTCGAGCATGACATGCAGTTCATCAAGGCCATCGCCAACCGAGTGACGGTATTCAACCAGGGCGCCATTCTGGTTGAGGACACCATGGAGAACGTGCTCAAGAACCAGCAAGTGCGTGACATCTATCTCGGCAAGCGGGTGGTTGCATGA